One Plasmodium berghei ANKA genome assembly, chromosome: 13 genomic region harbors:
- a CDS encoding BIR protein, with the protein MDANICSNFLLVRNWFPDNLIDGQYKIVDDQHLKKYCSGNSCDSDLEKINAGCLYLFNEFFGSSEYFESVAKSNTHIVEYIMIWLSYMLNLKENNDNQISALQHFYTTYINKQERYTNTITDVTEYNSYKDLIDKTNMVNMDIKDISKFYSAFKLLCEMYTGFDTNTSNCTCSEKANKFVEEYKELNNNNNKGSSYNKILSTLSTEYNKLKNECKDAQGSNFPPLSEINTSKISVKSFEETSAQTSVATSSNSSIGNKLFTVLSIFGAIAFFLGISYKYSLFGFRKRPPKQHLRGKLKK; encoded by the exons ATGGATGCAAATATa TGCAGTAACTTCCTTTTAGTAAGGAACTGGTTTCCCGATAATTTGATTGATGGACAGTATAAAATTGTAGATGATCAacatttgaaaaaatattgttctGGTAATAGTTGTGATAGTGATCtcgaaaaaattaatgctggatgtttatatttgtttaatgAATTCTTTGGGAGTTCTGAGTATTTTGAGTCTGTTGCAAAAAGTAACACACATATTGTTGAATACATTATGATATGGCTAAGCTATATGTTAAACCTaaaggaaaataatgataaccAGATCAGTGCTCTAcaacatttttatactacatatataaataaacaagAAAGGTATACTAATACTATAACTGATGTTACAGAATATAATAGTTATAAGGATCTTATagataaaacaaatatggTGAATATGGATATTAAAGATATATCTAAATTTTATTCTGcgtttaaattattatgtgaAATGTATACTGGATTTGATACAAACACCTCAAATTGCACGTGCTCGGAAAAAgctaataaatttgttgaagaatataaagaacttaataataataataataaaggtAGTTcctataataaaatattgtcTACATTATCAACTgagtataataaattaaaaaatgaatgtaAAGATGCTCAAGGTAGCAATTTTCCACCCCTTTCAGAGATAAATACATCAAAAATTTCTGTAAAAAGTTTTGAAGAAACTTCTGCACAAACATCTGTAGCTACATCATCAAATTCGTCGATAggaaacaaattatttacagTTTTATCGATATTTGGTGCAatagcattttttttaggaaTTTCTTATaag tattcGTTATTTGGATTTCGGAAACGACCCCCAAAACAACATTTAAGAGGAAAGTTAAAAAAGTAA
- a CDS encoding BIR protein, whose amino-acid sequence MSKKLFSAIKKINDCLSSDVLLKGGECSNEVLYTAYCPTKKDGEKGQCNTNGDKINAGLLWLLEMFKDDYGEGRSGNENVKYAEYAILWLSNMLNQTPDEGITTLNDFYTKYIKNNTHYTNCISDGKDCSNSLKTGTGYTNFKKFIEENDHFMNMNMNTMAMLYDAFKILCNMYTEFDEKKLNCDECLKYGDEFVEKYDHLNKISEITEGSPYYQVLSTLSNDYDNFKKKYNEAQCCNFPPLPTIEKAQASAQSSKFTSSSSSIERKLFIVLSIFGAIAFFFGISYKYSLFEFRKRSQKQHLREKLKK is encoded by the exons atgTCTAAAAAGTTG TTCTCTGCTATTAAAAAGATTAACGATTGTTTATCCAGTGACGTATTACTTAAAGGAGGAGAATGTTCTAATGAAGTATTATACACAGCATATTGTCCTACCAAGAAAGATGGGGAAAAGGGACAATGTAACACAAATGgtgataaaattaatgcTGGACTTTTATGGTTGTTAGAGATGTTCAAGGATGATTATGGTGAGGGTCGTTCTGGAAatgaaaatgtaaaatatgCTGAATACGCTATTTTATGGTTAAGTAATATGTTAAATCAAACACCAGATGAAGGAATTACCACATTAAATGATTTTTAtactaaatatataaaaaataatacgcATTATACTAATTGTATTAGTGATGGTAAAGATTGTAGTAATTCATTAAAAACTGGAACTggatatacaaattttaagAAGTTCATAGAAGAAAACGATCATTTCATGAATATGAATATGAACACTATGGCTATGTTGTATGAtgcatttaaaattttatgtaATATGTATACTGAGTTTGACGAAAAAAAGCTAAATTGCGATGAATGTTTGAAATATGGTGATGAATTtgttgaaaaatatgatcatcttaataaaatttctgAAATTACTGAAGGCAGTCCATACTATCAAGTATTATCTACTTTATCAAATgattatgataattttaaaaagaaatataatgaagCTCAATGCTGCAATTTTCCACCTCTTCCAACGATAGAAAAAGCACAAGCTTCTGCACAAAGTTCTAAATTTACATCATCAAGTTCGTCGATagaaagaaaattatttatagttTTATCGATATTTGGTGCAatagcatttttttttggaatttcttataag tattcGTTATTTGAATTTCGGAAACGATCTCAAAAACAACATTTAAGAGAAaagctaaaaaaataa
- a CDS encoding tubulin epsilon chain, putative, whose protein sequence is MVREIIFLHVGQCGNQLGHEFWSVAIKEHLNNKKINEKKEILGKYCSMNDSESSFFENVCDDSNSSHNEHLKARAILIDTETGVTNELFKSSISEYFDKNNIFTQQSGAGNNWSQGYMYYGRIYENMIDNIIRKNVERCDSLQSFYITSSLGGGTGSGLGSYVLEMLSDSYKQIKFSNCVFPSACDDVITSPYNSFFALTKIHEFSNCVLPVSNDALLNILNSKKLKEKEHNNKNDYSKMNNIVANLIVNLTSSMRFEGSLNVDINEICTNLVPYPFFNFMLSSLSPCLETENIRNFDNLFKNVLNHNNQMLIASPKDGLCLSMAFLCRGNIRISDITKNILLIKNNLNILKYNKDATKIGLCNVPPLNQPYSLLCLINSCEIRNSFLQILERFNKLFKRKAHLHHYLEYLTMDDIFEFKEKIQNLIFEYSYVQKNSFCSSKFLNKNTIEMLGYDICDESYITVNNGSDDTNTCPNYLKQKIKINDKNINWFDFKNKPII, encoded by the coding sequence ATGGTGCgtgaaattatatttttacatgtTGGACAATGTGGAAATCAGCTAGGACATGAATTTTGGTCAGTAGCAATTAAGGAACacttaaataataaaaagataaatgaaaaaaaggaaatattgGGCAAATACTGTTCTATGAACGATTCGgaatcatcattttttgaaaacGTATGTGACGATTCAAACTCAAGTCATAACGAACATTTAAAAGCTAGAGCTATATTAATAGACACCGAAACTGGGGTTACAAACGAACTATTTAAAAGTTCTATTTCAGAATATTttgacaaaaataatatatttactcAGCAATCTGGTGCAGGCAATAATTGGTCTCAAggatatatgtattatggaagaatatatgaaaatatgattgataatataattagaaaaaatgtAGAAAGATGCGATTCATTGCAATCTTTTTACATCACATCATCGTTAGGAGGCGGGACCGGTTCAGGCTTAGGTTCGTACGTTTTAGAAATGTTGTCTGATAGCTATaagcaaataaaatttagtAATTGTGTATTCCCATCAGCATGTGATGATGTAATTACATCCCCAtataatagtttttttGCCTTAACAAAAATACATGAGTTTTCAAATTGCGTTTTACCAGTATCAAATGATGCGTtactaaatattttaaatagtaaaaaGTTGAAAGAAAAGGAGCATAACAACAAAAATGATTATTCAAAAATGAACAATATAGTAGCTAACCTTATTGTAAATTTAACAAGTTCAATGCGATTTGAAGGTTCATTAAATGTAGacataaatgaaatatgcACTAATTTAGTCCcatatccattttttaattttatgttaTCATCATTAAGTCCGTGTTTAGAAACAGAGAATATAAgaaattttgataatttgtttaaaaacGTTTTAAATCACAATAACCAAATGTTGATAGCTAGCCCCAAAGATGGCCTATGCTTATCTATGGCATTTTTATGTAGAGGTAACATAAGAATTTCAGATATTaccaaaaatattttattaataaaaaataatttaaatattttaaagtaTAATAAAGATGCTACAAAAATAGGGTTATGCAATGTGCCTCCGTTAAATCAGCCTTATAGTTTATTGTGCCTAATTAACTCATGTGAAATAAGAAATAGCTTTTTGCAAATATTAGAACGATTTAATAAACTATTCAAAAGAAAAGCGCATTTGCATCATTATTTGGAATATTTAACCATGGATGATATATTTGAGTTTAAAGAGAAAATccaaaatttaatttttgagTATAGTTATgtacaaaaaaattcattttgttcatctaaatttttaaataaaaatacaattgAGATGTTAGGATATGATATATGTGACGAAAGTTATATAACGGTTAACAATGGAAGTGATGATACTAATACTTGtccaaattatttaaaacagaaaataaaaataaatgacaaaaatataaattggtttgattttaaaaataaaccaATTATATAA
- a CDS encoding bromodomain protein, putative produces the protein MSGTKMKYDQLEEFRRKNEILANIINKLIVFDKKRIFLYPVNVQYVPDYLNIIKEPMDFTTMKQKIQNFKYNTYEEFERDIFLIINNCYTYNDKTTIYHKIAESLEAYYRKLSAKMYRKYMSIHLLYHNEDKNLVNKLLYNTSIKYENINTVKDNKKGIKPKKHGKVGRPSKANMDFRNSQINDTNITNANMSKRKKNAIKHSIKSNEYMGDNSFYNTNGSYNNNFMNDNNNNNYNANNMHGYDKMVYNLENMIDEENFDNIINTIVNSNEKSKDIFNILIKSLNNKDENCVNSCNYVNIPKTLHRIYFDDSVISKLRNKNIDRLLTNSNDNINIHLAGNNKKRERCNTNGDLQIDNKKSKLLNLEHDINDHYESNLNTEPQNEKYNNQQCSNFDLTKFHNLNKTEESYYNYANYNSNKVITCNIENKELTMNFLNYKESVKNFIGRENLSAFIDIFPNIDNILDNTDSKDLYYYAFNDLRLFGIDVPDFDEFNKKIVYNENYLLGIGRHHINNILTLDKNLVHVLQSKNNKTEFCKKLKEYLSNNKKRKKYISNKHGNNHDSNENTEKLNDDYDPSNMDRKNANYTLNTQSDIESFLSDSSSNDENLNLRNFLGTYNYFHKECIKNIKSKNKL, from the coding sequence ATGAGCGGTACCAAGATGAAATATGATCAACTCGAAGAATTCAGACGCAAAAATGAGATATTAgcaaatattataaataagcTGATAGTTTTTGATAAGAAgagaatatttttatatccaGTAAATGTGCAATATGTTCCAGATTAtctgaatataataaaagaacCAATGGATTTTACGACgatgaaacaaaaaattcaaaattttaaatataatacttatGAAGAGTTTGAAagagatatatttttaataatcaATAATTGctatacatataatgaCAAAACTActatatatcataaaattGCAGAAAGCTTAGAAGCTTATTATAGAAAGTTGAGTGCTAAAAtgtatagaaaatatatgagCATACATCTCCTTTATCATAATGAAGATAAAAACTTAGTAAATAAGCTTTTATACAATACtagtataaaatatgaaaatataaacacagtcaaagataataaaaaaggtaTTAAGCCAAAAAAACATGGAAAAGTTGGAAGACCAAGCAAAGCAAATATGGATTTTAGAAACAGTCAAATTAATGATACAAATATAACTAATGCTAATATGAgcaaaagaaagaaaaatgcTATTAAACATTCTATAAAATCAAACGAATACATGGGCgataattcattttataaCACTAATGGatcatataataacaattttatgaaCGATAacaacaataataattataacgCCAATAATATGCATGGATATGATAAAATGGTGTATAATTTGGAAAATATGATagatgaagaaaattttgacaatattattaatacaaTCGTAAATAGCAATGAAAAATCAAaagatatttttaatatattgatCAAATCATTAAACAATAAGGATGAAAATTGCGTTAATTCATGCAACTATGTAAATATACCTAAAACATTACATAGAATATACTTTGACGATTCAGTTATATCAAAACTAcgaaacaaaaatatagatcGATTATTAACAAATAGCAATGACAATATTAACATTCATTTAGctggaaataataaaaaaagagaacGATGCAATACAAATGGTGACCTTCaaattgataataaaaaatcaaaattattaaaccTAGAACATGATATTAACGACCATTATGAAAGTAATTTAAACACTGAACCCCAAAacgaaaaatataataaccAACAATGTTCTAATTTCgatttaacaaaatttcacaatttaaataaaactgAGGAAAGCTACTATAATTATGCAAATTATAACTCAAATAAAGTTATAACATGCAATATTGAAAACAAAGAGTTAAcaatgaattttttaaattataaagaaaGTGTAAAAAACTTCATCGGAAGAGAAAATTTATCTGCATTCATTGATATATTTCCAAATATCgataatatattagatAATACAGATTCAAAAGACTTATACTATTATGCTTTTAATGATTTAAGACTATTTGGAATAGATGTACCAGATTTTGATGagtttaacaaaaaaatcgTATACAATGAAAACTACTTGCTAGGTATTGGTAGACATCACataaataacattttaACTTTAGATAAAAATTTAGTACACGTATTACAAagcaaaaataataaaaccgaattttgtaaaaaattaaaagaatatttatcaaataataaaaaacgtaaaaaatatatttctaataAACATGGCAATAATCACGATAGTAATGAAAATACAGAAAAATTGAATGATGATTATGATCCTTCGAATATGGATCGTAAAAATGCAAATTATACTTTGAATACACAGTCTGATATAGAAAGTTTTTTGAGCGATTCATCTtcaaatgatgaaaatttgAACTTAAGAAATTTTCTAGGcacatataattattttcacaaggaatgtataaaaaacattaaatcaaaaaataaattataa